The segment GTGGGGATTCCCTTTCATAGTGAATCTGACACCATTTCCTCTGTGCTGGATACGATAAGGGATGGTTTGAGAAAATTCTACCCGGATCGCAAATGTGTTATCGTAGCCGCCGGCTCTCCGGCAGGCGGCGAAGCCCTCAAATTGATCGATGAGTCATATGACGACAAGATCGATCAAATCGCTTTCTTGCTGGATGATGAACGAATAAACGGAAAGGGCTGGAGCTTGCGGGCGATCATGGAGGTGACGCGAGCCCTCGAGGCAGACCTGGTGATTCTGGAGGCAGACCTCAGAAGTCGAACCACAAATGGGGAAGTTGAGGGATTGGCTCCGGATTGGATCAGCCTCCTTCACGAACCTGTTCGGAGAGGTAAAGCGGATCTCGTTGTCTCACGATTCAACCAGCATTATGCTAACGCCCCTGTTTCCGCTCTGCTGTTTTATCCTCTGGTTACCGCGATTTACAATCGCCCGCTTCATCTCTGGGCAGGTGTGCAGTGGGGTATTTCCAACCGTTTGATCCGAACCTACCTTCAGACGCCTCGCCACCAGTTGAGCCCTATGGTTCTTGGATATGGTGTCGATGTCTGGCTGCTTACCAAGGCTCTCACCAGTGGCGACATGATCTGTGAAGCTAACCTGGGAATAAAGCTGCATCATCAGTCATCACTGGCAAAGAGATCGCTTGTATTGAGACAAGCATGTGAGGTGATGTTCGAACAGATTGTGGCGGACAGAGATTGGTGGGAAGAGATAGAGTTGAAGCGCGAGTCATGCCTGCCACAGCCATTGCTGACTTATGGAACTAGGAAAACGCATCAACCTGATGAGGTGCAGCTGGTTCCTGAACAGTTGGGGATGAGATATAAACAGGGTTATTACATTTTTCACTCTCTTTATGAGAGGGTTCTCCCTCAGGAGGCTTATCAGCAATTGGAAGGGCTGGTTAAGTTTGAAAACGCCCATATTGATTTCCCCACCGAACTGTGGGTACAAACCGTTTACCATTTGTTGCTCGCCTATGCGTTCAGCAAGGATTTTGCCATGGATGACGTGCTGAATTCACTCATTCCGTTGCATAATGGTTTCATGTGTGGCTTTGTTCGGAAAACGCAGTTACTAAGAGATAAACTGACGAACTTACCTCCCGAAGAAGCGGATTATCTGGCATCACTGGAGAGTGATCGAAGGCTCACGGAATTGTTGGAAGAATTTCTCCGCCAGAAGCCGGATTTCATGTCCAGATGGGTGGAGCGGGCGGAAGCGCTTAAGTCGCCAGTGCCTCAGATCACTTATCGGGAATTCATACCCGGGGTGCCGCTCATCGTGCCGACGGAATTGATCACTCCGGAGGGCCACACAGTCCGCGCCAATGAAATATATGATGCCATATTCGCCCGGCAAAAAGAGGGGTTTGAGCATTTTGTCTATGAGCGCCTGCAAGTTCCTCGAGAAGCTGGCTCTGCGGAGATCGCTCAAGCGATAAAGGACTTTTTGCACGTGGGTGAAGAAATGGTATTACGTTCCAGCGATTTATCTACAGTCGAGGGGACGGAAAGAATGGTGAGGGCCATATTCGATAGCTTTCCGCAGGGAGAGGGATTCTCTTTGATTCCTGAGATGGCTCTTTGGTTTCTGAAGCAGTATCCCCCCTCCAATCTCTTTACGAGGATGGGCTATGCCGGCCTTGAAGAGATGCTCCAGGATTATGATTCCCTGGATATTCTGGCTCTGACCAGCTGGTCTGAGGAGAAGGAGTATGACGAGAGCCTGCGGAAACTGATCAGGGAAACCATTCGCCCGGAACATTTTGCTTCCTGTCCCATAAAGCCTGTGGTGGTGGACCATGTCAATTTTCCTTCGCTGGTGGAGATGAAAGATTCATCAGCCCTTGATAAACTCTGCTCCCGAGTAGTAGTGAGCAACCTCCGTAAAGGCATGGGGGGAGAGTTCCCCAAAGGGCGTTATTTCACCACCGTCACCAAGAATATTGTGGAAGCCGAAAGGTTCGGTAAGATATGGAAAAGATTTGCCAGTGAGAGGAAGGCTTTTGGCCAAAAGGTCAATGCCTCACTGGAGGGCCACTGGGGAAGGGAACCTCTATCGGCGCACAGTATTTTTGAGGATGGGACTCAGCGGATATTGGCCAGGCAATTGAAGGAGAGGGCAGAAAGGGTTGAGGCGTCTGCTGACGGGGATGAGGCTCACTTAAAATTAGCTGAAATTCTCCGCGATATCGCCGATTCCTATCATCTGGCGCTTACCCTTCCCGATGGAACCTTTGTCACCTGCTCTATGTGGTCCTGGGCCAGCTATAGCTTTAAGGGTGGAAAGGGCTTGCCGCCGCCCCTCTCGCTGCATGTGGAGAGAGACTGGACTTCAAGAGAGTTCCTTTTAGAGTACTATAAGGCTGCGGGTGGGACTGAGGAGGAGGTGGAGGAGAAAATTATCGAGCTTATGGAGCAGGGCAGGGAATGGGAAGATATGGCCTCCATTCTGCTGGGAACGGAGAAAGGGGCGGAACAGATTGTCTGCAGGGAGACGATTACTCCCTGGTCAAAGCAACCCCTGGCTGGCAATATGACTCGGTTTGCCGGTAACCCTGTCCTCGAGCCGATTAAGGAACATCCGTGGGAATCAAAATATGTGTTGAACGCGGGCATGATAAGGCTGGATGGCAAGGTGTACATGGTCTATCGGGCGTTCGGGGATGACGAGGTCTCTCGGCTGGGGTTGGCCACAAGCGAAGACGGGTTCCATTTCACAGAGCGACTGGAGAAGCCTATATTCGAGCCAAAGCGCCGTAGTGAAAAGAAAGGGTGTGAAGACCCTCGGCTGATTTTGATGGACGGTCGTATTTACATGAGTTATACCGCTTATGATGGCATCGTGGCCCAAATCGCTCTGGCTTCCATAGGAGCAGACGATTTTACGAATTACCGGTGGAAGAAGTGGCACCGGCATGGACTGGTCTTCCCCGGCTTTAACGATAAGGATGCCGCGCTGTTCCCTGAAACGTTCAATGGGAAGTATGCCATGCTGCATCGCGTCGATCCTCATATCTGGGTGACCTTCTCCAACCATCTGCGCTGTCCCTGGCCCAGAAAAGAGCACAAGATTCTGGCCGGGTCAACTTACGGAATGATGTGGGATGGGAAGAAGATCGGTGCTGGGGCTCAACCGATCAAGACCAAGTACGGATGGTTACTCATTACCCACGGCGTTGATTTTGCGCATTTTTATCGGCTGGGAGTGATGCTCCTGGATCTGGAAAACCCGTCCAAACTGATTTATCGCTCCCCGAATTTTGTCCTAGAACCGCAGGAGGCGTGTGAGATTGGAAAGGAAGGACAGCATTGGGTGCCCAATGTTGTCTTCACCTGCGGAGCTCTTCCCAAAGAACATCACGGAAAAGAAATGCTCGATGCAGATGATGAACTCATTGTTTACTACGGGGCCGCTGACACCCTGATGAACATTGCCACTGCAACGGTAGGAACGCTTATCCCGGAGGAGGTTCGTAAAGGGAGTTCAGCCACATAGAACCGGGACCCATTCTCTTAAGGGATTTTCTACTTTGGTTGCGAGGCATAAGCGATGGCCGGATTGACCTGCTTGCTCTCTGCCACCATTCGATAATGTTACTCGTGATGTGAGGGGACAAAGCACTCGGCGAACGCTCTAGCCATTCTATCTGGAGCTCAATCAGAAACATGAAACTGAGTTTGGAGAAATTCTCTTACCTTTCTGGAGAGACTCGCTTGAACAGCAAGCCGGGAATAATCCAGGAGATCGAAGAGGTCTTTCTCAGGCCGAGGATCGATATCACCATGTTATCCCTTGATCAATTCCTCCAGCTTTCACGAGCGGATTTTCTCGCCAGGGGGTGGGATCCCCCAGCAGTCGTGCGAGGGAGAG is part of the Dehalococcoidia bacterium genome and harbors:
- a CDS encoding glycosidase, whose protein sequence is MVLSLSQNHIGERIAALNPRLQLRTCRARDASFDDVDNRFKEVMQRPLSQAAEIGEADIVVGIPFHSESDTISSVLDTIRDGLRKFYPDRKCVIVAAGSPAGGEALKLIDESYDDKIDQIAFLLDDERINGKGWSLRAIMEVTRALEADLVILEADLRSRTTNGEVEGLAPDWISLLHEPVRRGKADLVVSRFNQHYANAPVSALLFYPLVTAIYNRPLHLWAGVQWGISNRLIRTYLQTPRHQLSPMVLGYGVDVWLLTKALTSGDMICEANLGIKLHHQSSLAKRSLVLRQACEVMFEQIVADRDWWEEIELKRESCLPQPLLTYGTRKTHQPDEVQLVPEQLGMRYKQGYYIFHSLYERVLPQEAYQQLEGLVKFENAHIDFPTELWVQTVYHLLLAYAFSKDFAMDDVLNSLIPLHNGFMCGFVRKTQLLRDKLTNLPPEEADYLASLESDRRLTELLEEFLRQKPDFMSRWVERAEALKSPVPQITYREFIPGVPLIVPTELITPEGHTVRANEIYDAIFARQKEGFEHFVYERLQVPREAGSAEIAQAIKDFLHVGEEMVLRSSDLSTVEGTERMVRAIFDSFPQGEGFSLIPEMALWFLKQYPPSNLFTRMGYAGLEEMLQDYDSLDILALTSWSEEKEYDESLRKLIRETIRPEHFASCPIKPVVVDHVNFPSLVEMKDSSALDKLCSRVVVSNLRKGMGGEFPKGRYFTTVTKNIVEAERFGKIWKRFASERKAFGQKVNASLEGHWGREPLSAHSIFEDGTQRILARQLKERAERVEASADGDEAHLKLAEILRDIADSYHLALTLPDGTFVTCSMWSWASYSFKGGKGLPPPLSLHVERDWTSREFLLEYYKAAGGTEEEVEEKIIELMEQGREWEDMASILLGTEKGAEQIVCRETITPWSKQPLAGNMTRFAGNPVLEPIKEHPWESKYVLNAGMIRLDGKVYMVYRAFGDDEVSRLGLATSEDGFHFTERLEKPIFEPKRRSEKKGCEDPRLILMDGRIYMSYTAYDGIVAQIALASIGADDFTNYRWKKWHRHGLVFPGFNDKDAALFPETFNGKYAMLHRVDPHIWVTFSNHLRCPWPRKEHKILAGSTYGMMWDGKKIGAGAQPIKTKYGWLLITHGVDFAHFYRLGVMLLDLENPSKLIYRSPNFVLEPQEACEIGKEGQHWVPNVVFTCGALPKEHHGKEMLDADDELIVYYGAADTLMNIATATVGTLIPEEVRKGSSAT